The following is a genomic window from Homalodisca vitripennis isolate AUS2020 chromosome 5, UT_GWSS_2.1, whole genome shotgun sequence.
CTTGCTCCACCCTCCTTGAAGTTCGCGCCCCATAGGCTCCCAGCTGACTAGAGAATGCCTATAgactataaagtgaattttagtcctcctccgtagactaatggttatagtctcggctctctaaccgagagatcacgggttcaaatcccggggaggtccaatcaggcatagacacgattCATAGtgtgtactttgtaaataaatacttagacacgattgatagtgtactttgtaaatcaaaaataccagtgtaataaaatatcagtgtacatcgaagccagcatagcttaaaagctgaggcttaaaaaagaataaaaaaaaaaaaaaaaaaaaaagtgaattttgttcACTGTGAAAAAATAGCTGCTATGTTACTTCATCTCATCACTTGTTATTCTATTCGTTATTCCAATATTTCTATGGAATCCTTTTGTGGTGATCGTGAGTAGTTGTGAATACCCAAATACGTGATTCATATTCACATTTGCCGACGGGTGTTATCAATTCAGATGAAATGTTATTGATTGCAGTGATGTTACGGTTCATTGGTTAGATTTTAACTAGTTATAGTTTTCTTACACCGTTTTTCCAAAAGTGTCTTTGAATGTTGCAAAAGTAATGTATCagggttataaatataaaagaccTAAGTTTTTTTGAACCTAGAAATTTAGCAGTGCGATTTATTAAACATCGCTTAAAGACATTACATCTTTTACTTGGATATGATTTGTGAAGGAGAACCAGTAATCACTGTGGATGATGATGTGGAGATTGTGGAGATTGATGATAATGGTATGACACTTAACATATTGATaggcatattattattatagttgtgGTTCTTATTAGTAATACTtggtttttaatggttttttccAATACAAAAAGATTGAGCTTTGGGTAAActatttactttagccacttcacactttttgccaaatttcaaattaaaaaataaaataaatgtataggatACTAGTACAATAGATATAAAAGGTAGGAAAGTCTAAATAGCAGAATGAAACTgctgaacacttgctctttgattgttcttcaatagcaagggagcggtatgctaTCTTTGGTAGTTTaaacaagggtggtgaatttccccagaaGAACCAGATGGGTTGTTTTCGGCggtggtaattatcatattaacggccggagcggaaaaatacgagttttgcgttattaacttattggaatcgtcctatagaacaaaaaaagtataaggtttgatggggtggaaatgagaaaaaCGAAGttctaaaacataacaaattaaacaacTATTCATGCGCAGAGTAacatttccatgttctacatccacgtcgagcgtcacgtgaccttttgtgaccatgatttgaaacctcgtgatgacgtcatctgttgcgccgccatctttgcaaacgtaaatgaaaaataatactgaaataagcagtattttgatccaaatgaacaatgtttttcttaattatgagctacaaattaattacttgttatcaaaatgagacgagtgcctccggccatcagcgcggggcagcaccaaaggtgcagAACTCAgatggtgctgccccgcgctgatgtcaatgaaagaaaaacatccctcgagatagtacctatcagtaaaatatcaaaatctagaggggctgatcagaaatataaattgaaatttaatgcaaaggcaattatgtaaagtgaaaaaaacttaataaatcatgaaaaactctaacataaatatatagatggatattaacacaGAACACTATATATTGTTGAGaattaccattagtgtgttggcggatatagctgagcagcagcaacaaaaaagtggattttttaaaattgcaaacatttaaaacttttttactaacgtactttttctaattttcctatcgcaacgaaacaacaaagtctcccggtttaaaacaacacgcgaccgcacgacgaacaaatacactcattattaaaaattccatgttcaattaaaaggaaataattttgtttcggttaaaacgtaaactctttacgtgccctactaaacactccgacacacacaattcactaggttggtcgaactagtggatagTTGATTCATAATtgtaacgcactcactcaatccaacaaactgaacacgatatcttttgaagcactgactcatgcccctggagaactcagataacagatacgttatcaggctgctatcagtcccggccgcagataatattcaagtaaacagattatccagacacaacacacaaactgaacattaaaacattagaaacttaactacttatgaatataccccctaaaatcatgttatctGTCATTTGTACCCcctaatactatatattttttgttcaggagggtgagcagaatacgttgataacatCAAATTCATGATTTGCCGTCCCGGCATTTTATCTTATAGCTAcctcggcggtttgtggaactgtttaaatcatagactggtaggtcTCATGATGTACTTCTTGGGTACGCAAAAGGCCTTTGAGTtgcatggcagtaggccaccctatagaaaaagaagaagaagaaagtcTAAATAGTAACAGAAATTACAACGGAAACGCCCTTGGCCATCGATGTTTGAACTTTTAGGTTAGGCTATATATCCTGAATAGTCCCAACAATCTAGATGACCAGGAGAATCGAGGTTTCTAGGTGGGGGTATAATAAGCTAAATTCGAGCTCAAATCACGTGAGGGCTACAGTACCTATAATATGCGGCCACTAACATAATCGGATAttattatcgattttaaatatcgatactatcgAATATGATATTTGACTATggatattcataaataatcattgccagctttctaTATTTAGACTAGTGGCGTCATTAGCAGCTGTTGTTATTTTTGCAAGAAAAGTAAGAACTAACACAACATATCTAAAAACGATCTTAAGAAGACTtcttttaaacattctaaatttgttactatgaatataatgtaaaattatgtactattttagttCAATTCAAACAAACTAGcctattacttttttttaatgaatgtacTATGGACAGCTTCAGTACATACCTGCagaaaaactattttagattGGCTAATGTACAAGTACCACGCtgcgggtagggtacgataagcggacccggtttttatatcgaaattggcaaacgatattacttaattataactatcgatataaccaatcaatactgattaattattttgaacaaataacttaatctataccaacagctgtaaacacttttaaataatacacataatcatattattattattatttttatatatacgattacgtgtatatataacaacaataattgttattatacatacacgtaataaaatataattacgcgtgtataattataaacatttcaataattatgacataaacgATATGAATTATGgctcataattaattatgagttTTCCTGTTTGATCGATCTCGTTCtggtatgtttattatttatgtaatttcttaattatttatgtgttttcctATATTcctatatacttttattttaatttacaacatatgattgttatttcgTTCTATACTATAGATACTTtcatatcaattgatagtctaggattcgagatgcaaatattaggtatcaatgattattttcttcaatataaaaaaccgggtctacttatcgtaccctaccccaccCTGCTTAAGCGTCGGTACATGAAGTTTAGTcattttatgtaatctgaaacaatttctgataaaaataagACTGGTATATTCCTGTTCATCATGTGATTTTTCCATAAGTAGGAAGTGTTTCACATATACCGATGGGTCTCAACATAAATTCTTGAGAGTCACCCAGATTGCTGGACCAGTTGAggtataacataaatttaatgcaGTCGGCCTTAATAGAAGCCTGTAGTAAAACTTACACTCACAGCAGGGGCAGGTATAAAGTACTCCTGTccactgtattttttaatttattggtttattattaatcaaaatgcCATATAATTTGAGCTCTATGAGTGAAGTATGAAACTTGCTTTATGAAATTTGTCCGTTCCTCATcctggtgttttttttttaacctctATGTAAATATTGTCACTCAGGTATCAGATGTTCAACTTGTCAGCAATTACTGTTTCTTCTGTGTGCACTGTATGGTAAATGTGAAATTAATGACAGCATATGAGTTTCATGGTGTTAACATATTGATCATCCTCCCGAACAAAAAGTTTTAAGGGGGtggaaatgacaaataataaaGTTCTTTATGGAACAAAAAAAGTGGAACTTCTTAATATTCTATCATCTatcaatacatgttataaaaaattatgcttTCTTTTGAGTGCATGTTGAATTCACCACAATTACGGTCCAGATGCTACACaagctaatttaatttaacagaatTCTGGTGAAGGACCAGGAGGATTACTGATGTGAAAGaacataatttacttattaacttATACTGTGTATTGTCCAGCTGTATTTTAGTAGTTCCTGACAAATATTCTTCAGTTCAATAGtgaaaaaagtatattgtttagTCTAAGACCTTAGTATAGAGGTgaagacaattattttaaacattataaaaatgttaacttttttatactAACATGACTTACATGAACAGCATACTTCCGCAAGGTTTTCAAGAGTTAATttcctaaaacaaaatttacacttttttatctttacattatattattgctAAATATAGAATTTGGAAGGAAATTTTTGTACTGATCGTTTTTTAAGACCACCTTCAGTTTTTCTATGCTGCGAAGAATGAGGAATGATGACTATAAAAAATTCTCGTTTAGTGCACTATGGCATTTTTTGCGCTAGTACTGATTCACAGTGATCCTTGAAACAAGAAAAGGGATAGTAAGTATGTAAGAAATGCTTGTTTGAACGCATTTGAGAAGTGACATCATGGCAAGCGCAGTCTCGCTAGCTTCAAAgtggtaaataaaacaatattgatttccatcaatgtaaaaaatgtatcttgttGCATTGATCCTCCAaccataataaatttaactaattgaAGGCTTAACGAGTCTTTTAGATTAGCGATTTGTTCACTACGCAagagattaaaatttgtttacttgtgGCCACGTTTGAACCTGTTGTAACACtactttatatatttgtactaaaatctATTGCAATATCAGTGTTAACTCCTTAAAGACTTTTCACGAGTCATCTTGGCTCTGGATATTTACCAAAAATAGGGCAACTGATGAATTATCTTGTCACACTACAATTACCTGATCAATTATGTTATGAATGATGGTCTACTTAgtgaaaaattattaactaaacatTAATACACGGTTAGTTATTTTGCCACCAATTGTTGTTATCATTTTACCCTGTTCTTTTGTAAACATCTAGATAATATTTACCGAAAACTGTCGCTACCCAGTGCAGTGAATACAATGTAGGCTTAAGTCTGTAGAAGTGTGTACCATATTTTGTATATGGTGTATGTAGTTTGGGGTTTTTTACTTTGAAGGCTGTGTTGAACCTAACTAttgaggaaataaaaacaaaatagggtaattattttcaatttactaaactaaaatttagtcttttttattatgtttagctttttttcttaaaaatgtgtaacaaacaaggtaaaaaacacacttttgttaATTTAACTCAATTTAAAAAGCTGATATGGGATTAGCACAAAGATAAAGACAATTAACATTtgttacaatgttaaatatttagtgatACACAGCCAACTGGCATTggtaatgatatataatatgctTACATATGCATGTGTTAGTATTCACTGCATCAAGATGCCATTGATTGAAGCTCTCACTGTTATTTATTCacatagaaaaataatgttaGATACTTTTAGAAAAACATTGTAGTGTACGAGGGGTGTTTTTATGCAAGTACCGTATTGAAACTATGTCACTTCAGTGCTGTAGTCGGTGCTTGTGCACCACTATTGGCAAGTCACAGATGCCATTACAGCAACAATCGGTTGTGTTTACATCTcttaatgcatattttaaatacctccattaattctaaaaattcaaCCAACAGTGAAATATGCACTGTTATTTGTTAGTGCTAAAGATGTGTAAGAAGTTGAAATTCACTGTCAGATAATTTGTGAAGGGTATGAACATAACATTAGTGATGGACTGGTTCGCAAATGGGTAAGAGCCTGTAAAGAATGTTCACGATGATAAATGTAATGGGCGTGACTTTTAATTATCACTGATGATTTGGTGCAGAAagtgaacaaaaatgttaaaatgaacaGATGCTTCCCAATCTTTTTGTTATCAGAAGAAATTTCCTCAAGTTTCAGCAAGTGATCTTTATGAAGTATTGTTACTTAATCTTTTATGTTGTATCGAAAATTGTGCTCATGATGGGAATCAAAAGTGCTGACCGAGGcacataaaaacaaatgtttaaacaatgcCTTGACTTTTCTTGAGCATTATGACGCTTAAGGTAATGATTATTTAAGCAAAATTTCCAAGTGATGTAATACGAGTAGCCTACATTGCACCAAAATCAAAACAACAGTCCATGAAATGGTAACATTCAACATTGTCCAAGAAAGTGAAGTTTAAGCAGTTTCAGTGCCCGGAAGGGGATGTTGATTTTCTTGCCTCAAGAGACACAGTTGTCTCATACTGTAAATTCCTTATATTGATGCAGTTTAGGAAAGTAGATAAAAGCGTGGGCTTCCAtgtgaaattgaaatttttacaaaaaatttacttgtttataaaaaaggtacttatttaaaaaaaaaaaaaaacttgcctCGTATATCACTTGGAcagaatataatattatgtttggaTTTTAGACTTGTGTAAGCAAGTAAATTATGGATTTAACAAAAATGACTATAATGCGGCAGTTACAATCTTAACTTATTAGTTACTGTGAAACTAGtgcagtattattattaatgagtAATAAAGTATCAGTTAAAATAGAAACCAGCTGTTTTTAACTGCATGTAAATCAAGTAAATTACCAGTCTCTATTAGAGATTGAATTGTTTCAGTTTCTTCTGTCAATTCACATGGAAGAAATGAAAACGATATCAGTGACGGAGGCAAAGCTGAAGCAGATCTGTCGAAGTCAGcatacattgaatatttactCAGCAATGTGAACAATCCATCTGTTGGTAAAATTCAAGTGAATAGTTGCCAAGAGACTGATATGAGCCGGTCTATGTAttccaaaaatattgaaattagtaAACCACCTTATTCATACAAGGAATTGATATTGAAAGTGTTTGATTTGGTAAAGCTAAAGCCTTTGGATCTACGTGATATATATTTCCTAATAACAGCAACTTTTCCCTACTATAAGCCGGGAGGGGCTTGGCAAAGTGCTGTAAGACATGTTCTATTCTCAGATCCTACTTTTGTGGCGGAGCCCGAAACAAATCTTTGGCGAATAAATCCAATAGTGACGTTTCAAAATAAGCATTTTGGTTCCAATATCCAATCAAAAAATGATCAAAGTTATCAGTTTTCATATCCTTGTCatgaattttattcatataagTGTTCAGTCAAAGATACCTGCCAAGATGCAGTATTGGATTGCAGAACGAACTTTAATTATACTAAAACCTCATATGCTAGTTTAGATGTCAGAAAACCTAATTTTGATTATGTTTTTTCTAATCAACAtaatgtgttttctaaaattgaaaatcaacCATATAGGCCACCAGTCACTGGAGAATCTCTCAATGAGTGTAATATCTGTGCATCACTTAATAACGGGAATAACTCCTCTCATAGGTACCACACGAATGAAATCTTCAGAAATAGTTACTCAAATGTCTGCAACAATATGTGTCAGCAAAATGTTAACAATTATACACAGCGAGCTTCAAGTTCATGGACATTTGCAGACTGTGACAGTCCATTAAATAGTGGACTGAGTTTGTCATTGGCAAACACATTGATGAATTTATCTTTCGAATCCTTTATTCCAACTATATCTTCAACTTGTAGTAAACCGATCAGTACATTATCTGAAATATCAGCGCAGTGTAATACTGGCGCAAATGAAATACAACAACAGAGAGTTCAGGAGTTGTATTCTACTTTTGCCAATAATGATTCTCAAGATTCAGGCAAGGTATTAACAAACAGCCAAACAAAGGTTTATGATGAATTAGATTGTTGTTCACCAATGGACTTTATTGATTCATCAGAACCAACAGATGAAATTAGTGCTTCATCAGAATCCTCAACTTCATTCCAAACTtgtttaaatgaaacaaacaacTTAACTGAAGTGGATTCATCCTGTTCATTTGCAGATCTACCAAATGACTCTAATAGTACCAAATCAGATGACAACTTAAATACTGATTCTCCTTTTGTAAACTCTGCCCAACCTAAGATTCATATTGACTTACAAATACCCATTTATGGACCAGTATCTATAAGAGAGGCCAAAAGCTCTTTTCTCAACAGCAGTAATAAAAGTGAAACTGTGGTTGGAAATGGACAATTAAATCACCAAATTTACACAGTCAATAACAACACTACTGAAGTAACTGCACTGGTAAATTCAAGTTTCTACAGTTTAAAGGAAAGTGTTGAAAAATCAAATCGTTGTAAAAATGTTACATCAAATTTTAATGGATCTATAAGTACTACCAATACAACAATGCAAATAGAAGATGGTAGTTTAAAAGAAAGTGTGGAAAAAGCAAATcgttgtaataatattacatcAAATTTTTATGGATCTATAACTACTTCAATGCAAATAGAAGGTGATAGTTTAAAAGAAAGTGTTGAAAAATCAaatcattgtaataatattacatcAAATTTTTATGGATCTATAACTACTTCAATGCAAATAGAAGGTGATAGTTTAAAAGAAAGTGTTGAAAAATCAaatcattgtaataatattacatcAAATTTTGATGGATCTATAAATACTACTAATACAACAATGCAAATAGAAGATGGTAGTTTAAAAGAAAGTGTGGAAAAAGCAAATcgttgtaataatattacatcAAATTTTTATGGATCTATAAATACTTCAATGCAAATAGAAGGTGATAGTTTAAAAGAAAGTGTTGAAAAATCAAATCATTGTAATAATGTCACATCAAATTGTGATGGATCTATAAATACCAATACAACAATGCAAATAGAATATGATAGTTTAAAAGAAAGTATTGAAAAATCAAGTCATTGTAATAATGTTACATCAAATTTTGATGGAATTATAAGTACTAATTCATCAATGCAAATAGAAAATGATAGTTTAAAAATGATGATGGATTTATCTGCAACTAACAAATCCACAGATGCTTACTGTATTAGTCTAATTGTGGATAGGACCAATGTTGATTCGGAAATATCTAAGAGTGTTTtgaatgaaacaaacaaattaattaaaatggatTTACAATCCTGTACACTTGTAGATTTATCAGAGAATTCTAATACAACTAAGTTGAATGAAAACTTAATTGCTGATTCTTATGTTATAAAATCTATTCAGTCTAAAAATTGTATGGATACAAAAGTTCCCGTTTCTGGACTCATTTCTGCTAGAGAAACCAAGAGCTCTACATCCAATAGCAATAGTGAAAGTGAATTTGCGGttgaaaataacaaactaaacagtCGAATTTATACTAACAGTAACAACGATTTGGAGGTATCAGTGAACACAACTTTCTCCAGTCAAAAAGAATCTGTTGAAGAGTCAAATGATTTGAGTAATGTTACGCTACAATGTGATACACCTATAATAATCAATACATCAATACAAAGTGAAGA
Proteins encoded in this region:
- the LOC124363070 gene encoding uncharacterized protein LOC124363070 isoform X1, whose amino-acid sequence is MICEGEPVITVDDDVEIVEIDDNVSSVNSHGRNENDISDGGKAEADLSKSAYIEYLLSNVNNPSVGKIQVNSCQETDMSRSMYSKNIEISKPPYSYKELILKVFDLVKLKPLDLRDIYFLITATFPYYKPGGAWQSAVRHVLFSDPTFVAEPETNLWRINPIVTFQNKHFGSNIQSKNDQSYQFSYPCHEFYSYKCSVKDTCQDAVLDCRTNFNYTKTSYASLDVRKPNFDYVFSNQHNVFSKIENQPYRPPVTGESLNECNICASLNNGNNSSHRYHTNEIFRNSYSNVCNNMCQQNVNNYTQRASSSWTFADCDSPLNSGLSLSLANTLMNLSFESFIPTISSTCSKPISTLSEISAQCNTGANEIQQQRVQELYSTFANNDSQDSGKVLTNSQTKVYDELDCCSPMDFIDSSEPTDEISASSESSTSFQTCLNETNNLTEVDSSCSFADLPNDSNSTKSDDNLNTDSPFVNSAQPKIHIDLQIPIYGPVSIREAKSSFLNSSNKSETVVGNGQLNHQIYTVNNNTTEVTALVNSSFYSLKESVEKSNRCKNVTSNFNGSISTTNTTMQIEDGSLKESVEKANRCNNITSNFYGSITTSMQIEGDSLKESVEKSNHCNNITSNFYGSITTSMQIEGDSLKESVEKSNHCNNITSNFDGSINTTNTTMQIEDGSLKESVEKANRCNNITSNFYGSINTSMQIEGDSLKESVEKSNHCNNVTSNCDGSINTNTTMQIEYDSLKESIEKSSHCNNVTSNFDGIISTNSSMQIENDSLKMMMDLSATNKSTDAYCISLIVDRTNVDSEISKSVLNETNKLIKMDLQSCTLVDLSENSNTTKLNENLIADSYVIKSIQSKNCMDTKVPVSGLISARETKSSTSNSNSESEFAVENNKLNSRIYTNSNNDLEVSVNTTFSSQKESVEESNDLSNVTLQCDTPIIINTSIQSEDDDINISKLSSNNKSSDVDCVSQTVERSKADWEISLMNIDIHLSALENLKELHSTFSMPVIETATSQMFPPGVFSNKGIECNTNNKSCGSSSLPVGSKNYSHDLKYIECSAEMKECRALFKEVSAEGGSSEISDSDEIKSDGGGIIGLASCSKSQTGNDNSVSSFPSSPDDVPAEQATKSQKKRRNVGPTRIRGFSKPSGSYCQMITQALALCPNKRATALQICELIANKHDYYRHYTGSWQGSIYSALTNRKKFFMIADMTSSGEYIWGFNPMFEKYIIDKWLPTKMKKNICMTPTTVTTPLLSQASPDMSVIRPVTTTMSSVITETVILSDNEETLTPVIVSTESLRTESEALEPEFTLADPDLQDITTIDGWGPMITVSADASDGDDFCVSNWKINNVISYEEKAYRVSFQKEHTNVIEKFRLHCTVCDCHLGSKASEAKERVRLHSRLGVLTCVQCYILTQAITKAPSCFWCRRCDEETHFYCSSCHANFCDNCLKRNFGHSWWKINFKKTKNWLCFLCNNKQIWPHRAIAHCLLRHYSQLTCLKKLMKSGTKNDIANSDETQFFDEDKSNCCKETTEKSGELSSESSINLGLGAQVLPPGSPLAENKNTQINNDPGPPIGSPQDVNSRINNKSDFTPRLSKPQVFIVEKQQPGHIYVQASVGGPSVTLNTGTQYIHNVYPDKNYVLVQPPNLNRLTSESIPNMMSSLPQTQSAGNPVLESSYSPSSLNRSNFTNYHTAKYTPPTFVDCSAPPQTSNKLVKTETVSTPDQVKGSVKNFLQSPTIQNIHILPGGMLVTNRIDESGDMIVPDQPQELISHEQEPLQEISIREKLKEKIQSRPMPKSKKQSLLRAVLMSESIESMKKTVANC